The following proteins come from a genomic window of Myroides odoratus DSM 2801:
- a CDS encoding nucleoside phosphorylase — translation MKIKSSELILNPDGSVYHLNLRPEHLAENIIFVGDQNRVDRISRHFDTIEFSTQKREFKTQTGTYKGKRFSVISTGIGPDNIDIVVNEIDALFNIDLETREIKKELTSVNIVRIGTSGSLQADIPVNSFVLSQYGLGLDNMMRSYLIEDITDYAMEEAFIAHTQWDLRKGRPYFIQNSPWLEEKLSSDQTFKGITGTAGGFYGPQGRVLRLGIQDPELNHKIDNFKFNDYRITNFEMETSAIYGLAKLLGHHAVSLNTIIANRANGTFSEDPYAAVDQLILYTLDKLSEI, via the coding sequence ATGAAAATAAAATCATCTGAACTTATTTTAAATCCTGATGGTAGTGTTTACCACTTGAATTTAAGACCTGAGCACTTGGCAGAGAATATTATCTTCGTAGGTGATCAGAATCGAGTAGATCGAATTTCGAGACATTTTGATACGATTGAATTTTCTACACAAAAAAGAGAATTCAAAACGCAAACAGGTACGTATAAAGGCAAGCGTTTTTCTGTAATTTCAACAGGTATTGGTCCTGATAACATTGATATTGTCGTAAACGAAATTGATGCCTTATTCAATATTGATTTAGAAACTAGAGAAATTAAGAAAGAACTGACTTCAGTGAATATTGTGCGTATTGGTACTTCGGGATCTTTACAAGCGGATATTCCTGTTAATAGTTTTGTTTTATCTCAATATGGCTTAGGACTGGACAACATGATGCGTTCGTATCTTATAGAGGATATTACGGATTATGCCATGGAAGAAGCATTTATTGCTCATACCCAATGGGATTTGAGAAAAGGACGTCCTTATTTCATTCAAAACAGCCCTTGGTTAGAAGAAAAATTGAGCAGTGATCAAACCTTTAAGGGAATTACAGGTACTGCTGGTGGATTCTACGGTCCACAAGGTCGTGTCTTGCGTTTAGGGATTCAAGATCCAGAATTGAATCACAAAATTGACAATTTTAAGTTTAACGACTACCGCATTACTAATTTTGAAATGGAAACTTCAGCTATCTATGGATTAGCTAAATTGCTAGGACATCACGCTGTTTCCTTAAATACCATTATCGCGAATAGAGCTAATGGTACTTTTTCAGAAGATCCCTATGCAGCTGTAGATCAATTGATTCTTTATACCTTAGATAAATTAAGCGAAATTTAA
- a CDS encoding MATE family efflux transporter: MTTQIAQKKGVFALIKQSFSNETIDLTKIPTNKAVLLLAIPMMFEMLMESVFALVDLYFVGHLKESAFAIQTVGLTESLLSIIYAICIGISMAATAIIARRIGEKDREQASINAAQAISIATIITIVLSVSGFIFAKDWLIWMGASEESAEYGYGYTRILLVSCVSIMMLFLINGIFRGAGNAAIAMKSLWFGNLFNIILCPILVRGWWIFPEMGLDGAAYSTAIGRSVGVLYQIYYLTRKDSLIQLKWHYFKMQGEKVWHILKIAIPGMIQYMISTCSWVILARIVAQSSGEIGSSGFLTCLRLMIFFILPAWGLSNAASTLVGQHLGNKDPQRAAQSVMTTLKYNVIYMLVVTVIFFTMADYLASIFTTQEDIKSVTILAMYIGASGFIFYGIGMTLMNAFNGAGDTLTPSILNFVGFWLFQIPLAYALVYYFNWGSEGVFIAIPAAETLIAVLAFIAFRRGKWKLKQV, translated from the coding sequence ATGACAACTCAAATAGCTCAGAAAAAAGGTGTTTTTGCTCTTATTAAACAATCCTTTTCCAATGAAACAATCGATTTAACGAAAATTCCAACGAATAAGGCAGTTCTGCTCTTGGCTATTCCTATGATGTTTGAAATGTTGATGGAATCCGTTTTCGCTTTAGTGGATTTATATTTTGTCGGGCATCTGAAAGAAAGTGCTTTTGCTATTCAAACTGTAGGACTGACTGAATCGCTCTTGTCGATTATCTATGCTATTTGTATTGGTATTAGTATGGCAGCCACTGCTATTATTGCCCGTCGTATTGGAGAAAAAGATAGAGAACAAGCCTCTATTAATGCCGCTCAAGCGATTTCTATTGCCACCATCATCACTATCGTTTTGAGTGTTTCGGGTTTCATTTTTGCCAAAGATTGGTTGATTTGGATGGGTGCTTCAGAAGAATCGGCAGAATATGGCTATGGTTATACGCGTATTTTACTTGTGAGCTGTGTATCTATCATGATGCTCTTTCTGATCAATGGTATTTTTCGCGGAGCTGGAAATGCGGCGATTGCCATGAAAAGTTTGTGGTTTGGTAATTTATTCAATATTATACTTTGTCCCATACTCGTTCGGGGTTGGTGGATTTTCCCAGAAATGGGGTTAGATGGAGCAGCCTATTCAACGGCTATTGGACGCAGTGTAGGGGTATTATATCAGATTTACTATCTCACGCGAAAAGATTCCTTAATTCAACTCAAATGGCACTATTTCAAAATGCAGGGAGAAAAGGTTTGGCACATTCTAAAAATTGCTATTCCGGGTATGATTCAATATATGATTTCAACATGTAGTTGGGTGATTTTAGCGCGTATTGTTGCGCAAAGTAGTGGAGAAATTGGGTCTTCTGGTTTCTTAACGTGCTTGCGCTTGATGATTTTCTTTATTTTACCAGCTTGGGGATTGAGTAATGCTGCTTCTACTTTAGTAGGGCAACATTTGGGAAATAAAGATCCACAACGGGCAGCTCAATCTGTCATGACTACATTAAAATACAACGTTATTTATATGTTAGTTGTGACCGTTATCTTCTTTACTATGGCAGATTATCTAGCTTCTATTTTTACCACACAAGAAGATATTAAATCCGTTACTATTTTAGCCATGTATATCGGTGCTAGTGGCTTTATCTTTTACGGAATAGGAATGACGTTAATGAATGCGTTCAATGGAGCAGGAGATACTTTAACCCCTTCTATTTTAAACTTTGTCGGATTCTGGTTGTTCCAGATTCCCCTAGCTTATGCGTTAGTATACTATTTCAACTGGGGCTCAGAAGGCGTATTTATTGCAATTCCTGCCGCAGAAACACTGATTGCAGTTTTGGCCTTTATTGCCTTTAGAAGAGGAAAATGGAAGTTGAAACAGGTGTAA
- a CDS encoding translation initiation factor, whose amino-acid sequence MAKKISSLEDLGGFVFSTNKDFEFSQEEVMDTLSPNEQRLEAHLDKKNRGGKVATIIKGFEGNEDDLKTLAKDLKTLCGVGGSAKDGEIIIQGNFRDKIMEYLQKKGYKVKRVGG is encoded by the coding sequence ATGGCAAAGAAAATCAGTAGTTTAGAAGACTTAGGTGGTTTTGTTTTTTCAACAAATAAAGACTTTGAATTCAGTCAAGAAGAAGTAATGGATACATTATCTCCTAATGAACAACGATTGGAAGCTCATTTGGACAAGAAAAACAGAGGTGGTAAGGTGGCTACAATCATCAAGGGTTTTGAAGGAAACGAAGATGATTTAAAAACATTAGCCAAAGATTTAAAAACACTTTGTGGCGTTGGAGGGAGTGCTAAGGATGGTGAAATTATCATTCAGGGAAATTTTCGTGATAAAATCATGGAGTATTTACAAAAAAAAGGCTACAAAGTGAAACGTGTAGGCGGATAA
- a CDS encoding GNAT family N-acetyltransferase: MNSIHWHTKAFEELTSDELYDIMQLRTNIFVVEQNCPYPELDGKDKNCLHVFATQHGNVIAYARIVPPGLSYKEISIGRVAVHQEYRKDGLGRVLIDLALEKIEEEFGAQAIQIGAQSYLKKFYGSFGFEPVSEEYLEDGIPHLDMVRQGV; this comes from the coding sequence ATGAATAGCATTCATTGGCATACAAAAGCGTTTGAAGAATTGACGTCGGATGAATTGTATGATATCATGCAACTACGTACTAATATCTTTGTAGTGGAACAAAATTGTCCTTATCCAGAACTAGATGGAAAAGATAAAAATTGCTTACACGTGTTTGCTACACAACACGGAAATGTAATTGCTTATGCGAGAATTGTTCCTCCAGGTTTGAGCTATAAAGAAATTTCAATCGGAAGGGTAGCAGTTCATCAGGAGTATAGAAAAGACGGATTGGGAAGAGTTTTAATCGACTTGGCATTAGAGAAAATTGAAGAGGAGTTCGGTGCCCAAGCCATTCAAATCGGCGCACAATCGTATTTGAAGAAATTTTATGGATCATTTGGATTTGAACCTGTTTCAGAAGAATATTTAGAAGATGGTATTCCACATTTGGATATGGTTAGACAAGGGGTATGA
- a CDS encoding pseudouridine synthase, translating to MLEILYQDEYIVAINKPRDLLVHKSFIASDIQEYAIQILRDQIGQYVYPVHRLDRKTSGVLLFALSKEVLKQLNEIFATRQVEKKYMAIVRGYTVEEETIDYALTNDSGQLQEAKTYYKTLQRVEAAIPFGKHATSRYSLVEAYPETGRQHQLRKHFKHIFHPILGSRPHGCNKQNKLWLDQFGLTAMLLHAVELTFEHPVTNEQIHLTATIDEQYEKYNTLLGFDLQAYYKK from the coding sequence ATGTTAGAAATTTTGTATCAAGACGAATATATCGTAGCGATTAATAAACCTCGTGATTTATTAGTGCACAAGTCTTTTATTGCAAGCGATATTCAAGAATATGCCATTCAAATTTTGCGAGATCAGATTGGGCAATATGTATATCCTGTGCACCGATTGGATCGCAAAACATCGGGGGTGTTGTTATTTGCTTTGAGTAAAGAGGTCTTAAAACAACTCAATGAAATTTTTGCTACTCGACAAGTGGAGAAAAAATACATGGCTATAGTAAGAGGATATACAGTAGAGGAAGAGACCATTGATTATGCACTGACAAATGATAGTGGACAATTACAAGAGGCAAAGACGTATTATAAAACTTTACAACGAGTAGAAGCAGCGATTCCTTTTGGCAAGCATGCTACTTCGCGTTATTCGTTGGTAGAAGCCTATCCAGAAACGGGAAGACAACACCAATTGCGCAAACATTTTAAACATATTTTTCATCCAATTTTGGGGAGTAGACCCCACGGATGTAATAAGCAAAATAAATTGTGGTTGGATCAATTTGGTCTTACTGCCATGTTGCTTCATGCTGTTGAGTTAACTTTTGAGCATCCTGTGACAAATGAGCAAATTCACCTCACAGCAACGATAGATGAACAGTACGAAAAGTATAACACTTTGTTGGGGTTTGACCTTCAAGCGTATTATAAAAAATAA